The following proteins are encoded in a genomic region of Dehalococcoidales bacterium:
- the purD gene encoding phosphoribosylamine--glycine ligase, translating into MKILVVGGGAREHTLVWKLAQSPKAGEIYAAPGNAGTAQIAHNLDTKAEDIEGLVRAAGKNRIDLVVVGPEGPLAEGIVDRFQGAGIPVFGPTGAAARIESSKAFAKDLMQKYGIPCARSVTFTDYQQAREYLEKQTPPVVVKADGLAAGKGVVVADSLSQALEALDSIMAARTLGEAGDRVLIEECLSGKEMSAFAFTDGSSVIPLVDACDYKRVYEGDRGPNTGGMGSYSPPYFHTEELANRVAESIMEPTVRAMSREGAPYRGVIYGGLMITVGGPKVLEFNARFGDPETQVILPRLKTDLVDIMLAVIDGTLSQLNIECTTDACVGVVMASGGYPGSYQTGFPVSGLDSLDKDVLVFHGGTRAGETPGQVLTGGGRVLTVVATGKTLAQAREKVYNNISRVHFEGCHYRRDIALISNK; encoded by the coding sequence ATAAAGATACTGGTCGTCGGGGGGGGTGCCCGGGAGCATACCCTGGTCTGGAAACTGGCGCAAAGCCCGAAAGCCGGTGAAATCTACGCGGCGCCGGGTAATGCCGGTACCGCCCAAATTGCTCATAACCTGGATACAAAAGCCGAGGACATCGAGGGACTGGTTAGAGCCGCCGGAAAAAACAGGATTGACCTGGTGGTGGTGGGGCCGGAAGGGCCGCTGGCGGAAGGCATCGTTGACCGTTTTCAAGGGGCGGGCATTCCCGTTTTCGGCCCCACCGGGGCCGCTGCCCGTATCGAATCGAGCAAGGCTTTCGCCAAAGACCTGATGCAGAAGTACGGCATTCCCTGCGCCCGAAGCGTTACCTTTACTGACTATCAGCAGGCGAGAGAGTACCTGGAAAAGCAGACGCCTCCAGTCGTGGTCAAGGCTGACGGGCTGGCGGCGGGGAAGGGGGTAGTCGTCGCTGATTCCCTATCTCAAGCGCTGGAAGCCCTGGACAGCATCATGGCCGCCAGAACACTTGGAGAAGCTGGCGACCGCGTGCTCATCGAGGAGTGTCTATCAGGGAAGGAGATGAGCGCTTTTGCCTTCACCGATGGCAGCAGCGTTATTCCGCTGGTGGATGCCTGCGATTACAAGCGGGTGTATGAAGGAGACCGGGGGCCCAATACCGGGGGGATGGGCAGCTATAGCCCGCCCTATTTTCACACTGAGGAACTGGCGAACAGGGTAGCCGAATCCATTATGGAACCGACGGTGCGGGCGATGAGTCGGGAGGGCGCGCCTTACCGTGGTGTCATCTACGGCGGGCTGATGATTACCGTCGGGGGGCCGAAGGTGCTTGAATTCAATGCCCGCTTCGGTGACCCGGAGACTCAGGTTATCCTGCCTAGACTCAAGACCGACCTGGTGGATATTATGCTGGCGGTGATTGATGGTACTCTGTCGCAACTAAATATCGAGTGTACTACGGATGCCTGCGTTGGCGTGGTTATGGCTTCGGGCGGTTATCCCGGTAGCTACCAGACCGGCTTCCCTGTTAGCGGGCTGGACAGCCTGGATAAAGATGTCCTGGTCTTTCATGGCGGAACCAGGGCGGGAGAAACACCGGGGCAGGTACTGACCGGCGGTGGGCGGGTGCTGACGGTGGTGGCTACTGGCAAGACCCTGGCTCAAGCCAGGGAAAAAGTTTATAATAATATCTCGCGGGTCCACTTCGAAGGCTGCCATTATCGAAGGGATATAGCTTTGATAAGTAATAAGTAA